In Aethina tumida isolate Nest 87 chromosome 2, icAetTumi1.1, whole genome shotgun sequence, the DNA window GTACTCTAAAATGATGAtgttattatcaatttaaattaaaactaaggCTGTACGTTACCTTTCATTAACAGACATTGTGTTTATTGCAAAATGAgatcaatcaataatttattttgttataaaaagtaCAAACAAGGTAAACTGTCACTCTGTAGATTTTTGACAGATCGGCCAAGTGTGACGTCACAGACAGGTACcgaatgttttaaattcaaattgtcACTAATTGACTTAGGTATAATCCGTTATTGTCTTGTGCACTAAATAATCACTAAAATTTgtcttgaataatattaattttttgacaaagaaaaatttacattttttcggAACACACTCGGCTCAAGGACACAAGCAATGTCACTACCTGTCAGAAATTTTTGACCTCGAGTTTGTTCAAAAGTGCATTTgtcgtttttattttgttaaaaagtagTCGATTGCCATGGCCGAATTGGAGAGTGGAGATAATAATCAATTGAATGTTGGATCATCAAATAACCTAATTCCGAGTCCTCTTATAACAAAACGAAACCGGACACCGTCAACGTAAGTTTATCATGTTTTCTCTTATTGCGTTTACAAAACGcgttgtttaaatatgtagCGTACGTTTCATTAAAGCATGTTTATTATAGATGCGAAAAAATCATAAAGTCCAAAACTTTATACGGAGAAATCAAGTCTTTTTGCCGCGAAAAGGGCCATGGATTCATAACACCTGAGGACGGCTCAGAAGACTTATTCGTCCATGTATCTgagtaagtatataaaaaatcaggtTACTCCCGTGACTATTTACGATaagatctatttttaaaaaacaaactaaCATTTGGTGTTCTAAAATTAACGTTTTATTGCAGTGTTGAAGACGAGTACATTCCATTACCTGGAGACAGAGTAAAATATCAGTTATGTCCTTTGCCGccaaaatttgagaaattccAAGCTGTCCATGTACACATTGTCGAATTGAAACCTGAAATCCACAAGAGATGGGAGAACTAAATGGTATATGTAGTCTCTTGCCTTGATGTTTGGCTTTCTTTGTTGTTAGTatgtattctatttttatcaatCCATTATTAACGACAGTCTgattcgatttaaattcatgaATTGCAAAGCCTTTTAAATTACAGTATtaacaatgtaaattttaaatgtcttttttaattatatatgtatattattgttttacatttagtttttgaattgtGTATCGATCTGTTACCACAAATTGTAGATATTGAAATagtattttcagatatttttactaggttttagaatttatgaaagaattttttagatattaaatttaataaaattgtatgccatgt includes these proteins:
- the LOC109597562 gene encoding cold shock domain-containing protein CG9705, which encodes MAELESGDNNQLNVGSSNNLIPSPLITKRNRTPSTCEKIIKSKTLYGEIKSFCREKGHGFITPEDGSEDLFVHVSDVEDEYIPLPGDRVKYQLCPLPPKFEKFQAVHVHIVELKPEIHKRWEN